The following coding sequences lie in one uncultured Cohaesibacter sp. genomic window:
- a CDS encoding TRAP transporter small permease: MGGATGRVEIDMTIRKSINFIISACSVLAAVALGIMMMATVVDVFMANAFQSPIIGTYDLVECTLVAVVFLSFPTTFLRDKHILVDIIDFFVSERVLTWIKRIALLVTVSSLLILAWQMIQPAYDYYRFGEQKQELGIPIWPLWIPMIFGIVLSAVAAILSQANQKAQDTEREEDQ, from the coding sequence ATGGGCGGCGCGACGGGCCGGGTGGAGATAGACATGACAATCCGGAAATCAATTAATTTCATCATCTCTGCTTGTTCGGTTCTGGCGGCGGTCGCGTTGGGGATCATGATGATGGCGACGGTGGTTGACGTTTTCATGGCCAACGCCTTCCAGTCCCCCATCATCGGCACATATGATCTGGTCGAATGCACGCTGGTTGCAGTGGTGTTCCTCTCCTTTCCGACCACATTCCTTCGCGACAAGCATATCCTCGTCGACATCATCGACTTCTTTGTGTCCGAGCGGGTTCTTACCTGGATCAAGCGCATTGCGCTGCTTGTCACCGTTTCAAGTCTGCTGATCCTCGCATGGCAGATGATTCAACCAGCTTACGACTATTATCGATTTGGTGAGCAGAAGCAGGAGCTGGGTATCCCAATCTGGCCGCTCTGGATCCCGATGATATTCGGCATCGTTCTCTCGGCAGTGGCTGCGATTCTCTCGCAAGCGAACCAAAAAGCCCAGGATACTGAAAGGGAAGAAGACCAATGA
- a CDS encoding TRAP transporter substrate-binding protein, translating into MKLIKSMKARMGLMAAGAIFALSASALTGSITAAEAVELKATLFLPPNHLFTHELEAWSKELQEKTGGELKLSIFPSGQMGPPPRQFDLVRTGVADIGIALTGMTPGRFPMTEVSNLPFVGKSSEETSKLMTELAPQFMQEEMADVKLLEVVMMPPLKFHIGDKKLEKLEDFKGLRIRYAGRLFSESLKAFGATPVSVAPGEIVDGMNKGTIDGAMLPYEGAQSYQLDTVAKYSHQPGISAASFVWIMNKDAYDKLPDNLKKAIDETSGAETAARIGKIIDQGEVTGVEHLKKSGVEIVDFSDAMLAEMREASKGVIEEYLSSIESDGKHAHEFYDALTK; encoded by the coding sequence ATGAAACTCATCAAAAGCATGAAGGCTCGCATGGGGCTGATGGCGGCGGGTGCCATTTTCGCACTGTCTGCAAGCGCCCTGACCGGCTCGATCACCGCAGCCGAAGCAGTCGAATTGAAGGCTACTCTCTTTCTTCCACCCAATCACCTCTTCACCCATGAGCTTGAAGCCTGGTCCAAGGAGCTTCAGGAAAAAACCGGTGGCGAGCTGAAACTGAGCATCTTTCCTTCGGGACAAATGGGTCCTCCGCCGCGCCAGTTCGATCTGGTGCGCACCGGTGTGGCTGATATCGGTATTGCCCTCACAGGCATGACCCCGGGGCGCTTCCCGATGACCGAGGTGTCAAACCTGCCGTTCGTTGGCAAGTCGAGCGAAGAAACCTCCAAGTTGATGACCGAGCTGGCTCCGCAGTTCATGCAGGAAGAAATGGCTGACGTGAAGCTGCTTGAGGTTGTCATGATGCCGCCGCTGAAGTTCCATATCGGCGACAAGAAACTCGAAAAACTGGAAGACTTCAAAGGCTTGCGCATCCGCTATGCCGGTCGTTTGTTCTCCGAATCCCTGAAGGCCTTCGGTGCAACACCGGTTTCCGTGGCTCCGGGCGAGATCGTTGATGGCATGAACAAGGGCACGATTGATGGCGCAATGCTGCCATACGAAGGGGCCCAGAGCTATCAGCTCGACACGGTTGCCAAATATTCCCATCAGCCGGGCATCAGCGCAGCGAGCTTTGTCTGGATCATGAACAAGGACGCCTATGACAAGCTGCCCGATAATCTGAAGAAAGCCATTGACGAAACATCCGGTGCAGAAACCGCTGCGCGTATCGGCAAGATCATCGATCAGGGTGAAGTTACCGGTGTCGAGCATCTTAAAAAGAGCGGTGTTGAAATCGTTGACTTCAGCGATGCGATGCTCGCAGAAATGCGCGAAGCATCCAAGGGCGTGATCGAAGAGTATCTTTCCTCGATCGAAAGCGATGGCAAGCACGCTCACGAGTTCTATGATGCTCTGACCAAATAA
- a CDS encoding enoyl-CoA hydratase-related protein gives MSTKDQNPVLLVERQSDGVVVVRLNRPSVRNALNLELRRALAATFTDLASDDAVRCVVITGDEKAFCAGADLSEYVHATPIEVMERDQLRLWRAIADFPKPLIAAINGYAIGGGCELAMHADILIAGESARFSQPEIRIGIIPGGGATQRLIRAVGKTNAMKFLLTGKSFTAEEAKAMLLVSDVVKDQCVLDEAVAMAKAIASMPPVGAKQIKALVIESMNAPLDVGLREEMKAFQLMFDTAEKTERMEAFLGKAKS, from the coding sequence ATGAGCACGAAAGATCAAAATCCGGTGCTCCTTGTTGAGCGTCAGTCGGACGGTGTTGTGGTTGTCCGATTGAACCGCCCTTCAGTGCGCAACGCTCTCAATCTCGAGCTGCGGCGTGCTCTGGCAGCGACTTTCACGGATCTGGCAAGCGATGACGCGGTTCGCTGTGTTGTCATCACCGGTGACGAGAAGGCCTTCTGTGCCGGTGCTGATCTCTCTGAATATGTTCATGCAACACCGATCGAGGTGATGGAACGCGACCAGTTGCGTCTGTGGCGTGCGATTGCCGATTTTCCAAAGCCTCTGATCGCTGCCATCAATGGTTATGCCATCGGTGGCGGGTGCGAACTTGCCATGCATGCGGACATTCTGATCGCAGGGGAAAGTGCGCGCTTTAGCCAGCCGGAAATCCGGATTGGCATCATTCCTGGCGGAGGCGCTACCCAGCGCCTCATCCGAGCCGTCGGCAAGACAAATGCCATGAAGTTTTTGCTGACGGGCAAGAGTTTTACTGCCGAAGAGGCCAAGGCGATGCTTTTGGTCAGTGATGTGGTGAAGGATCAATGTGTGCTCGACGAAGCTGTGGCAATGGCTAAGGCGATCGCATCCATGCCACCCGTCGGCGCCAAACAAATAAAGGCTCTCGTAATTGAAAGCATGAATGCCCCGCTTGATGTGGGCTTGCGAGAGGAAATGAAGGCATTCCAACTGATGTTCGATACCGCCGAGAAAACCGAAAGAATGGAGGCATTTCTCGGCAAGGCAAAGTCTTAG
- a CDS encoding crotonase/enoyl-CoA hydratase family protein yields the protein MSSGSAKLTIERQGHVMVLTVDEPATRNALFGESFFQSFEDMVTEANADLHIRAAILTGAGLAFSSGGNVHEMQDRQGMFGGTPNQIIEQYRTGIQRIPRALNRLDVPLIAAVNGPAIGAGCDLACMCDMRIASERAVFAESFVKVGIVSGDGGAWFLPRIVGVSKAAEMALTGAMVDASEALAMGLVSRVVAPDDLMAEAMKLAEKIAQNPPQVLRWNKRLLREAQAASLDSILNMAAAYQALAHTTEDHTEAVAAIIEKRAPIFKGC from the coding sequence ATGTCTTCCGGCTCCGCCAAACTGACCATCGAACGTCAAGGCCATGTCATGGTCTTGACGGTAGATGAACCTGCAACGCGCAATGCCCTGTTCGGAGAAAGCTTTTTCCAAAGCTTCGAAGACATGGTCACTGAAGCCAACGCCGATCTCCATATTCGGGCGGCGATTCTGACCGGTGCGGGGCTTGCGTTCAGTTCAGGTGGCAATGTGCATGAAATGCAGGACAGACAGGGCATGTTCGGTGGCACGCCAAACCAGATCATCGAACAATATCGCACCGGCATTCAGCGCATTCCCCGCGCGCTCAATCGCCTCGACGTGCCGTTGATCGCGGCGGTCAACGGACCGGCCATCGGAGCCGGGTGCGACCTTGCCTGCATGTGTGACATGCGCATTGCGTCCGAACGGGCCGTCTTTGCCGAAAGCTTCGTCAAGGTCGGGATCGTTTCGGGGGATGGCGGAGCCTGGTTCCTGCCGCGTATTGTCGGTGTTTCGAAAGCGGCTGAAATGGCCCTGACGGGTGCCATGGTCGATGCTTCGGAGGCCTTGGCGATGGGGTTGGTCAGTCGCGTCGTGGCTCCGGATGATCTGATGGCCGAGGCGATGAAGCTGGCCGAGAAGATCGCTCAGAACCCGCCGCAGGTGCTTCGCTGGAATAAGCGTCTATTGCGGGAAGCGCAGGCTGCATCCCTCGACAGCATCCTCAACATGGCCGCGGCCTATCAGGCCCTAGCCCACACGACCGAGGATCACACCGAGGCCGTTGCTGCGATCATCGAAAAACGCGCACCAATATTCAAGGGTTGCTAA
- a CDS encoding SDR family oxidoreductase: MGPRFENKKVLVTGAGRGFGAVLAKAFAEEGADVAVHYNSSSAGADEVAASIEAMGRKAMTVQANIASLEQVQAAAKKVFDEFGHIDVLVNNVGDMALDQTSWREFDQKVIDHTLDVDIKGTMYMIHEIGIRMIEGPGGNIVNIGSQVVIAGSPRAPQYAAAKYAVIGLTKSYARALAPSVRVNTLGAAFMETEALKNRHDWKNGRREEILKQTPLARIATPEDMVGPTLFLAADESRHMTGQFLLCNGGLAMVGA; this comes from the coding sequence ATGGGACCCCGTTTTGAAAACAAGAAAGTGCTCGTAACCGGTGCAGGACGCGGTTTTGGTGCCGTACTCGCCAAGGCGTTTGCAGAAGAGGGAGCGGATGTTGCCGTTCACTACAATTCCTCCTCTGCCGGTGCCGATGAAGTGGCTGCATCCATTGAAGCCATGGGCCGCAAGGCCATGACGGTTCAGGCCAATATCGCCAGCCTTGAGCAGGTGCAGGCCGCCGCCAAAAAGGTCTTTGACGAATTTGGTCATATCGACGTGCTCGTCAACAATGTGGGCGACATGGCTCTCGATCAGACGTCCTGGCGCGAGTTCGACCAGAAGGTCATCGACCATACGCTTGATGTGGACATCAAAGGCACGATGTACATGATCCACGAGATCGGCATTCGCATGATCGAAGGACCGGGCGGCAACATCGTCAATATCGGTTCGCAGGTCGTGATTGCAGGCAGCCCGCGCGCTCCGCAATATGCCGCTGCGAAATATGCGGTGATCGGTTTGACGAAATCCTACGCCCGTGCTCTGGCACCAAGCGTGCGCGTCAACACCCTCGGTGCAGCCTTCATGGAAACCGAAGCGCTGAAAAACCGCCACGACTGGAAGAATGGCCGTCGCGAGGAAATCCTCAAACAGACCCCGCTGGCCCGGATTGCCACGCCTGAAGACATGGTCGGCCCGACCCTGTTCCTCGCTGCCGACGAATCCCGGCACATGACCGGCCAGTTCCTGCTCTGCAACGGCGGTCTCGCCATGGTCGGAGCATAG